One Solanum pennellii chromosome 10, SPENNV200 genomic region harbors:
- the LOC107001925 gene encoding non-specific lipid-transfer protein C, cotyledon-specific isoform-like, giving the protein MTKILLTLFSLALVLGQTNGNIQCGIDVIPKVMSCGGFILGDDPKPSQACCVGLQDLAKTAAASQTDRKDICLCFKAAMQGAKVKYDKAKQLPDLCHFTPFMPLEPNPDCSKVI; this is encoded by the exons atgacaaaaattcttttaactttgttttctcTAGCTTTGGTTTTAGGCCAAACAAATGGAAATATTCAATGTGGTATTGATGTTATACCAAAAGTAATGTCTTGTGGAGGTTTTATATTAGGTGATGATCCAAAACCTAGTCAAGCTTGTTGTGTTGGATTGCAAGATTTGGCTAAAACAGCTGCTGCCTCACAAACAGACCGCAAAGACATTTGCTTGTGTTTCAAAGCTGCAATGCAAGGTGCCAAAGTGAAATATGATAAAGCTAAACAACTTCCTGATCTATGTCACTTCACTCCATTTATGCCATTGGAACCTAATCCTGATTGCTCTAA GGTTATTTAA